GACGATGTTGCCGGTGATTGCACGGAAGCGCGGATCGGCATCGAGGCGGGCAGCCTCGGCATGGCTGCGCGTATCGTTCCACAGGATGCAGGGTCGCAGCACTGCGTCCGACGCGTCCAGCAGCGTGGCTCCGTGCATCTGGCCTGACAGGCCGATACCGCGCACCGCGGCGAACTCGACGGGATGGGCGGACCTGAGCGCCGCAATCGCCTCTTCCGTGGCGCGGATCCAGTTGGCCGGATCCTGCTCGGACCAGCCGGGATGGGGTCTGGAGACGTCGAGATGGCCGTTCGCCGATCCCAGGACGGACTGCGACCCGTCGATGAGCAGCGCCTTCACCCCCGACGTGCCGAGGTCGAGCCCGAGATACATCGCTTCGTCTCCTCCCGTCCGGCCTGGCCGGATCGTCCTTCCGACCGGCGTCCGGAGCACTGGTCGGACCAGTACCCGGCGCCGTTGCGGAGTGTTAGCAGAAGAAGCGGCGGCTTGTCGTCAATTATTTCGAGCCTCGGATTAAATCCCGCAGTGCAGCATTCAGGCCGGTTCGCGCGTCTGTGTGGACGCCGCGATCCGCACCAGGAGCGCGGCGAAATCGTCCGGCCGCGACAGGAACGGCGAGTGCGACGCCTCGAAGTCGACGGCCTCGGTCGCCTGCGCCGCGAACATCCGCTGGAAGTCCGCCGGCAGCGCCTGGTCGAGCGTCGTCACCACGTAGGTCGACGGGATGTCGCGCCACGCCGCGCGGGTGGCAGACGGTCCGAGCACGGCCTGCGACTGGAGGCAGAGCCGCGCCTCGGCGGCGGCCGCCACTTCGGACGCGCAGTCGTGGTAGAAGGAGGGCACGGCTTGTCCTGCCGGCACCTCCATCGTGCCGTCGTCGCGCAGGCCGATATAGGGGGCAAGCGGCCCGGGCGGCAGGTAGGACACGCTGGAGCGCCCGGCATCCGGCATGAAGGCGCCGACATAGACGAGGCGCTTCACGTTCGGCCCGTACGCGGCCTGGCTGATGGCGGCTCCGCCATAGGAATGGCCGACCACGACCACGTCGCCGGCGATGGCCGCCGCCGCTGCGCCGACAGCTGCCGCATCCTCGAAGAACCCGCCAAGCGCGGCCGGATCCGTGCCGCAACTCGGCAGCGCGACGGCCTCGGAGGCCACGCCCCGCTCTGAAAGCGCGGCCCGCAGCGCGTCCCAGCACCACGGTCCGTGCCACGAGCCATGCACGAGGAGGAAGGTCGGTTCGATCATGTCGGTTTCCCCTGATTATACTCCGGACAGGAGTATATGTTTACTCCATTCCGGAGTAAACGGTGTGAATGAACCTGACCACGACCTCCTATGCGATCCTCGGCCACCTCGCCCTCCGGGACTGGACGATGTACGACCTCGCGCAGCAGATGCGCTCGAACGTGCATTTCTTCTTTTCGCGTGCCGAGAGCCAGGTCTATGCCGAGCCGAAGCGGCTGGTCGCCTGCGGTCTCGCCAGCGCCAGCCGGCAGATGACCGGCAGGCGCGCCCGCACACTCTATGCGATCACCGACGCCGGCCGCCGCGAACTGGACCGCTGGCTGGCCGAGCCCGAGGCCGCGAAGGGGCCGGACCTGGAGTTCGAGGCGCTGCTGCGCGTGTTCCTGTCGCCGCTCGGCAGGCCCGAGCATCTCGTTGGTGCGCTGGAACAGGTCCGCGACAACCTGTCGGAGATGTTCGAGGCGGCCGAGCAGGTCGGCGGCGCCTACCGGGGAGGGACGGCGGCGTTCCAGCACCACGTGCTCACCCGCTCGATGGTCTACGACTTCCTCGTCTCCTTCGCCGAGCTCGCCGACGACTGGGCCGAGCGCTCCGCCGCGCGCGCGCGCCGCTGGCCGGACCAGACCGAAGCCGAGCGGATGGACGAGGCGATGCGCATCTTCAGCGAGAAGCCGGGCCCGTCGCGCCGGCGCGACTGAAGCCCTTCCCCTCGCCCGCTCAGCTTGGAGCGGAGATCTGGCGCGCGCGATCGAGGAAAAGCTGCGACAGCGGGCTGTCCGGCCGCATTTCGTGGCGCTCCGCCGCGAGCGCCGCCGCGAGCGCACCCTGCCGTCCGCGCAGGGCCGCCTCGATCAGCGTCAGGTCGAGCACGTCGCGCTGCGCATGGCTGCCGCCGAAGCGGTGCGCCAGCGCCCGCAGCGGCCTGAGCAGCCGGACCGTCGTGGCGAAATCGCCGTCGCCGAAGGCGCGGATCGCCAGCGTCGCCGGCAGGCCGACGTCGCGGGTGAAGGCGGCATTGTCGTCGCCGCGCGCCACCGCATCGTGCTGGGTGGCGAGAAGCGTCTCGGCCAGATCCGTGCGGCCCGCACCGACGAAGGCCATCATCGCATGCGCATCGTTGAAGGCGTAGGTCCCGGCCGACGCGTGCGGCGCCCACAGTTCGGCCAGCCTCGTCCAGCGATCGCCGACGTCCACGCCGCGCAGATGCAGTCGCCAGAGCAGCGCCGACGCATCGACGAGGTTGAGGACGAAGTCGGAGCGTCCGCCGTCCACCGGACCGTCGTAGAGCGCAAGCATCTCGGCATAGTCGCCGAGGTCGTGGTGGAAGAGGCCGAGATGCCACCAGTTGTGCACCCGCATCAGGCTGTCGGTCGACCAGCGGTCGGGAT
The nucleotide sequence above comes from Aquibium microcysteis. Encoded proteins:
- a CDS encoding tetratricopeptide repeat protein, with amino-acid sequence MIRDRLGFSLSGADGASLEHYEAGLAGLQAFVGDPVAHADRAIAARPDFVMAHVLKGWLFALATDPAATAAAKAIHAAAAALPANDREKGHVAALGALVDGGWHRASELLEDLTIAHPRDALALQAGHQIDFFTGNARLLRDRIARVMPQWDASMPGCHAILAAYAFGLEETGDYARAEAVGRRAVELEPRDGWGQHAVAHVMEMQSRQHDGIAWMRSDPDRWSTDSLMRVHNWWHLGLFHHDLGDYAEMLALYDGPVDGGRSDFVLNLVDASALLWRLHLRGVDVGDRWTRLAELWAPHASAGTYAFNDAHAMMAFVGAGRTDLAETLLATQHDAVARGDDNAAFTRDVGLPATLAIRAFGDGDFATTVRLLRPLRALAHRFGGSHAQRDVLDLTLIEAALRGRQGALAAALAAERHEMRPDSPLSQLFLDRARQISAPS
- a CDS encoding PadR family transcriptional regulator translates to MNLTTTSYAILGHLALRDWTMYDLAQQMRSNVHFFFSRAESQVYAEPKRLVACGLASASRQMTGRRARTLYAITDAGRRELDRWLAEPEAAKGPDLEFEALLRVFLSPLGRPEHLVGALEQVRDNLSEMFEAAEQVGGAYRGGTAAFQHHVLTRSMVYDFLVSFAELADDWAERSAARARRWPDQTEAERMDEAMRIFSEKPGPSRRRD
- a CDS encoding alpha/beta hydrolase is translated as MIEPTFLLVHGSWHGPWCWDALRAALSERGVASEAVALPSCGTDPAALGGFFEDAAAVGAAAAAIAGDVVVVGHSYGGAAISQAAYGPNVKRLVYVGAFMPDAGRSSVSYLPPGPLAPYIGLRDDGTMEVPAGQAVPSFYHDCASEVAAAAEARLCLQSQAVLGPSATRAAWRDIPSTYVVTTLDQALPADFQRMFAAQATEAVDFEASHSPFLSRPDDFAALLVRIAASTQTREPA